The genomic window AATGCCTCTGTCTATATGTCCCCCATTATGGTACTTGAGTAGACATGAGAAACCCTCAGCACATGTCAGAAACAAATACGGCGAAACCGGATCACCTTGTCTAAATCCACGAGAGGGAGTGAAGTAAGGTAGCAATTCTCCATTAACACGAACAAAGAAATGTACGATACACACTTCATGATCAGTCAAACAAAGACCATGTTAAAACCTAGCCAAATTAGAATAGCCTCCAGAAAATGCCATTCAACTCTATCGTAGACTTTCATCATGTCAAACTTGACAGCACAAGCATAATTTTTCCCTTTTTTGCGCCTTTTCATTGTGTGCACACTTTCATATGCCACTAAAACATTGTCGGTAATCAGGTGACCGGGAACAAAGGCACTTTGCTGTTCACTGATAATCAAACCCATAATTAATCTCATCCGATTGGTAATGCATTTGGCAGCAATTTTATACAAAACCGGACAAAGAGATATAGGTCTATTGAGAAATTGATTGGGGGTGCCATACCTTCGGGATCAACTTGATGGACATGTCATTCAGACCTGATGGTAATTCGCCCCCATTCAAATATTCCAGCATTGCCCGGGTAATATCAGAACCAATAAGGCTCCAATGCCGCTGATAGAAACCGGCAGTAAAACCATCCACTCCTGCCTTTGAAGGGGCCATTTGAAAGAGCGCAGAGCGCACTTCTGCCGCAGTATATGGCTTCGTCAGATCATCATTCATCTCCATAGATACCTTGACTGACCCATAATTGAGTAGTTCGGTTGCATCTGAAAACCCCTGAGATTCATATAGGTTTTTGCCATGTCAGCTAAAGACCTTCAAAAGGCAAGATCTATATGTGACAACCACTGCATAATAGTATGTAGTATAAGAGGGTGTATTATTAGTGTTGTAAGTCTTAATCTTCCATTTGAAGTACAATCTTTACTTGTGAGGTTCGTATACATGAACCATGCAAAAAGGGTTCGTATACATGATATTGGTGTTTCAAGTTTTAAATATTTATGTCATTGGATTTGTGTTTCTATATGAATAAGAGTAGCTGCAACCATGTGATATATAAGACGACGCAGCAAAGCGCGTGTACGCTTCTAGTTCATCTTATTATTCCTGAACGATGTAGATTCCCAGTTAATTTGATTCATGATGTAGCGCGTGCAGTGACAAAAGTACCGTTACCGAACGATTCAGCACAGGCTTGGATCTCACGTCCAGGATTCCCAGGTTGATCCCGCCAGACAGGAAAATAATAATCTACCAATTTCTCCGTTTAGAATTACTTGTGATAGAAAGAATGCATCTAAATATATCTtaattttagatacatccatttcttgaCAATTTGTTGGAGATGGAGGAAGCACTTCCTCTGTTCTAAAATAAATGCCAATAAACTAAACCACAACACTTATTTTATACATGGAGAGAGCATCTATAGCCGCGCGCTCACAATTCCGTCTCAAACGTCTCGGCGGGTTGACCAATCACAAAAAATTGATCCAGCCAAGGGCCTCAAACATCTGGGCTGACCCGCACCCacatatccaacccaaatataaGGCGGATATGAGGCGGCTGACAAGCCAGGCCCACCATCGACCCAACGGTTGTCCCACAAAAAATTCCAAACGGCTCATCGCTCCCAACCCAAGCTCACTCACACTATCCTCTCTCGCTCTGTCCTCTCCTCTCCCCGCACAGATTCTGATCGAATCCGGCGCAAtgtcgagctccggcagccgctctGACTCCGGGCTGGATCCCGACTTTGAGCTGACCCTCCGCATTGTCTTGGAGCGGCCTAAGGTGGACGCTGGGGGCAGCTCCGAATATGCAGTGTCGTCACAGACGCAGCTCCCCCGCCGGCACAGCGCGGACGCCGGCGCTGGCCCCTCTTGGCCCGTGCAATCCAAGCCTCCCCTATGTCGTCCCCTGCCCGCGCCGGCTGCTGGTCCGCTATGTGGGCAGCGGGGGATGCTTGTGCTTGCCCCGCCGGCCCGGGCGCGCATAACGGAATTAGAGGCGCGCGCCGGCCACCACGAGAGGCGGCAGGAAGGACGAGGACGCGCGGCGCCTCGATTGGGTCTACCGCCGGTCGCTTACGACCGCGAAAACAGACAGACGTGAGACGACTCCGCCTCAGGAACGCCAAGGCGCTCCAGATTGCTATTGAGCGGTCCGAGTGCAAGGCGGCGAAGGTGGCTTGGCTTGCGAAGCTCAAGAGGCAGCATGACAGGGCCGTCCGGCGATTGAAAGGGCTCATCATCCTCTCCGGCacctccgacgacgacgacgacgaccacgGCTCCTTGTCCGACGATTCGGATGATCCTCCACTAGCCGCCGACGCCTACAGCTACGCCGGTGATCGAAAGGGCAAAGAGCCAGCAAGGAAGTGGTGAAACTCTGCCGTCTCCGTCTTTAATTCCAAGTTTTTAGTAATCTAGTTTAAACTTATACGCtgtttatgtgaattatgtgaACTTTGGTGATCTTTTGAAGATCCGTTGGTGATCTTTTGATGATCCGAATGTGTATTTCTATATCTGATTTTTATGTATGCTTGATGATCTATGTTGTTTACTTCTATGTTGCATGATTAATATAGATATAGGGTACCGGATATGAGATATACGGATGTGGACGACATGATTTGAAAAGTGCCCGGTTAGTGTTTGGAAGCCGGACGCGTCCGTGTGCGTTTGAGGGTCCGGATTTGCAGCAGCTGTAGATGCTGTAACAATCAGACCATTCGAAAGACTCGATGGACCGATCCATCGATCCCCAGTGGAGTTAGACAAATCGAACGCATTGCACATGGTACCACTGTGAAGTCGGCGTTGCACGCTTCACTGCACGTGGGACCGTGGCGCCCCATGCACCCACATCTCGGTGAGTCACCTCGCCCGGCGCGGACGCCACCCGCGTTCTCGGCATCGCATGACAAAGCGCAGGCGCAAACGCGCGCGGCTTCCTCGGTTCCTCTCCGCGCCGCTCATTCCCCTCTCCGTCCATCCACCTGCAAGGCTCCGGGACGCGCCACGCCGCGCGTGGGACGTACGAACCGGCCGTTGATTCCATCCAGCCACCAAGCATGGGCACGGGAGAGGACGACGACGCGACGACGGCAGAACAAGGCGGAGAGGATGATGAGCAGACGCGGGACGCAGGAGGAGGAGGGGTGATGGCGAGCCTGGTGGGCAAGGCCAAGGGGTTCGTGACGGAGAAGATCGCGCAGATGCCCAAACCCGAGGCTTCGCTAGAGCGGGTCTCGTTCAAGAGCATCAGCCGCGAGGGCGTGGCGCTCCACAGCCACGTCGACGTCAGCAACCCCTACTCGTACCGCATCCCCATCTGCGAGCTCACCTACACGTTCAAGAGCGACGGAAAGTTCGTACGCTCGATCATCTTGCATGGTCATCGATCAATCATCTTTGGGCATATGCACACAGCCTTATATGTCATGGTTTCTCGCGTGATTTTAGCGTCATAGCATCAGGCACGATGCCTGACCCCGGGTGGATCGGCGCGAGCGGCACCACCAAGCTGGAGCTGCCAGTGAATGTGCCCTACGACTTCGTCATGTCACTGATGAAAGATCTGAGCGGGGACTGGGACATCGACTACGTGTTGGAGGTCGGGATCACCATCGACCTCCCCGTCATCGGCACCTTCACCATCCCGGTCAGCACCGAGGGGGAGATGAAGCTCCCCACGTTTCGGGATTTGTTCTGAACAATTTAGCTGCACGCTTTTTTGCCCGACCTTACCTTCTGGCCTCTGGGTGAAAAAGGGTATTATTTGTTGTTTGATCCGTGGATGCCTGTTGAAATTAGATTTGTGCTGCAACTGCAAGTCTCGCGTTCTTTTCTGCATTTTCTAAACAAATGCATACGAAAATTCATTTCTGCACCCGAGTTCATCCGCACCTGCgctgacgaaaaaaatcaaaacaaatactaaaaaacCTGGTTGCAAAAAAAAATTAGGAGTCGGGCCCAGCCATCTAGTTGCAAAATCCCCCCTATAAAAAAATCTGGTTGCAAAATCTCCGACGCACAAGCATAAATGGCCAGCCCATCAAGCGTGCGCTCGTTCCTAACCTTTCACTTGGGATGGGCTTTGTCTCAAAAAACAAAATCTTGGGATGGGCTGAGAGCGTGTCATTTGACGCTCAGTCACCGTCACGTGTCGCACTGTTGGCGCTTCCtttgaattttttatttattttttcgtacgagtttttggctttttaaatggGTTTTTCGATTTTTCTGGCTTTTCGGTTTTTGACCGGTCTATTTTAGCTTTTggaccaatttttttaaaaaaacatttttaCGCTAAAAAACATGTTTTTCTGTGAGAGGgatggttttgcttccgtgagaagcACGGCCATGCCCCTAGGAAATGAAAAAAAAGCATTTttcttcttccgcgagaggcactgccgaaaaggaaaaaaacgagttttctctttttattttctttcgcgagagacacgtttatgcttccgcgagaggcatggtttggcttccgcgagaggcacggtcatgCCTTTCGAAAGcgggaaaaaacatgtttttttcgtgagaagcacgattttgcttccgcgagaggcataattttgcttctacgagaggcacggccgtgcctctcaaaaaggctttcggaaagggaaaaaagtgCTCCCGGTCTGGCCTTTTCGTCTGATTTTCTTTGAAACAAAAAGTTCGTCacaacctatcaacatgggatctagatttgaagatctcgacgcaatgaatccaacgatgaaaacggttcaagatttggatGCACTATTTAAGAGATAAATCGTTTTGAATAAACAGATGtatgaaaaaagagaaaacaaactcTAAGGTTGCAAAAGTGgcacacatgcagcgcgccactatCGCAATTTGAGGAGGTGGAAGTGATCTTTGGAAGAAGTattcctcaattagtgatttccaCCGATGGCTCGCCCAGCCCAGGCACACCAGTTCGTCTGGTTCAATGGTCCATGATTGACCAATTGACCGGTCAATGGTTGAATTAAAAAAAACTTTTGCAAATTcaacaaaagtaaaaaaaaatccTGATTTTGAACATATGCATGACATATGCAGGTGCAAAATCTTTGTATTTTTCTGCATTTTCTAAACATATGTTTTTTGAGAAACACGTGtaattttattcatactcataacaGGCACGCTAATTTAGATCTAAAatccaagaaaatacaaagtaacttctatgactaagaattacaattAAATATCTTGAAAACACCTTTTCACGGTATTAATCTTTGCTAGAAAAAAAATACTCCAAAGACTTCGGTAAAGCGGCTGCAAGTCAATTGGAGCAACGATATTGTCACTCTTTCACCCACACGAACATTACAATAATGGTTTTTAAAACCGACTTGAGTCGCGCAACCAAAAAATGAAAAGTTTTGATCGATGAACGTACTTAGCCCGGGATGATCCCCTAAAAGTGCAGGCCGTCGGATCACAATATCTTTATCATGATGTCGATGAAAGATTTCAGTTTCACAAAAAATGGACCAACAAAAAAAGTTTGACACACAAACATAAACTCGTTAAATCCGAATAGTCGGATCTCCGATGACAGGAAACTTTCTAATCTTATGGCACTGCCAAAAGAGCGAGAATAAATTTATTCTCATACAAAACGATCACTAGATGATGACGAAAAACATAAAACTCTTGAAGGTGCGAGGCTACCCCCCGCCCCCCCCACTCAACGCCAAGATAGTAGCCAGAGACGAGGGGACAAAAAATTCCCTCGCGGCGGCTACCCTAGTTCTGAACATATGTAGGATATCCTATTCCGTGAAAGCGCCAAACGTGCAGCCCACACACCATTTTGGGTCGACCCGTGTGCATGGTGGGATGCCCGTGATTCTATTTCGATGTTTCTTTTCTGTTTCCATCCTTTTCTTCTTTAAAACAATTCGTGATTTCAAAACAGTTCTAGatttttttaaaaatgatttttgaaaaacaAATGTTCAATAAAttgtaaaatgttcatgaattcaaaaatagtTTGGGAaataataaaatgttcatgaatacagaAAACGTACATGGTTTGCAAATATATTCAAATATTCAAAATTTAAAGATATTTAAAAGAAAGTATACGAAAtccaaaaatgttcaacattttaaaAAAGGTTACATATTTAAATATTCTTGATTAATTTTAACAAATATTCGCAACCTCAGAAAATGTTcaagaaattcaaaaaatgtttgtaaatttcaAAAATTGACACCAAATTTCAAACAAAATCATCGATAAGAAATGTTGTTgagtaaaaaaatgttcatgaactcaAAAAATGCTCGTAAAAAAactgaatttcaaaaattgttccaaaaTTTCAAAAAACAAATCTTCCATACAAAAAGTGTTCACTGATTCAAAAAAAAGTTCGtgagtttgattttttttttcacaatttcagaaaatattcccgaattcagaaaatgttcagagtttgattttttttcataattttcataaAATATTCCCGAATTTAAAAACTTTTGatgaatttgaaaatgttcacgatttaaaaaaaatgttcctgatataaaaaatgttcataatttttaaaagttgacaattttgaaaaatgtttatgAATTAAAATTTAGAAGGATGTttgcaaaataaataaaataagaaggaaaatcaagaaagaaagaaaaaaacgaaaatagaaaaaaggaaagaaTGTAAATGGAAAAAACACCAGAAAAAAATagtttgggaaggttctagaaccttgcTAAAACTAGAAATGAACTAGTTAGGCCGGCTTACGTGCAAGTAGCGGGGAGTGGGGGTGCGCGTTTGGTCGCTATTTGGCGACCTACGCCCCAAATAGGATCTGCCATGCGTCGCCAAATAAGATCCGCGGAGGTTTACGATCACTGTAGGTTCTACTTCAAGGATCACCACCAAATAGGTTCCGCCATGCGTCGCCAAATAGGATCGGCCATGTGTCACCAAATAGGATCGTTGAAGTGGCTATGCAGAGGTTTACGAGGATCCCGACGCTAAGATGGAAGACATTGAACGTGGCAGAAAACACAACTAGGTAGAGAACGGTCTTACATTTGCAGTTGGAGATCTTTCAGTAGCTCTTGTACTAGCGGTTGCTACGAGTTCCATTGGAGGGAATAAAAAGTTGCTGCTGCTATCCCCACCTACAGTTCCTCCCAGCCCGAGCTCAAGCAGGATCCAAAGAGGGCGAAGATAACCACGGGGAATGCTAAGCTTCCTGCACATAAGGGTGTTGCACTTAACAAGAATTCAGATGCAAAAAATGACGTCCTATAACTTGGAGGTCGCCGGGCATGATGAGTATCATCATTTGGAATTGTCGCGGTGCGGGAAAAGCCGCGATAATTTGAGAGCTTTGCAATTTTTTGAGTAGATTTGCCCCTAGCGTGCTttgtattattgaaactaaaattgaGACGGCAAGGGTTGAAGGTTTAGCGAGTATGCAAGGGTATGATCATGGTTATGCCATTAGTAGTAATGGTAGAAGTGGTGGCTTAGGAGTTTTTTTTTGAATAAATCAATAATCTTGAATTTTTGGGTTACTCAATGTATCATGTAGATTGCGCAATCAAGGAGACCGGGAAAGACCCATGGAGGCTTACGTGTGTTTATGGTGAAGCTCAGACCCACTTACGACATCAAACCTGAGACATGATGAAAGACATATGCAGTTTGAGTGATCTCCCTTGGCTCCCTACAAGGGATTTTAGTGATTTTTTATGTCCGGACGAACATGAGGGAGTAGGAgaatgtagcattgctcaaatccATGGTTTCAGATACACGGTTGATATTTGCATGTTAATGGACATTAGCTTAAGGGGAGATTCTTGACATTTGAGAAAAAAGTTTCTGAAGGCAGTTTACTAGGGTTCGTCTAGACCATTTGTTGGGATCTACTCGGTGGAGCTCGATGTCCATTTTGCATCGCTCCAGCACTTGACAGAGGCCACCTCAGACCATGTCCTTTTTTGCTGGAGATGAATGACAGTCAAGGAGAATCCAGCAACTCGAAGTGTCTCTTTATCTATGAGCTAATGTTGGAAACACACGAAACATGGAAGGACACGATCCAAACTAGCTGGGGTGATGGTCATGTTGGAAGACTTAAAATAGAAACACACAAGTCTCTCCAAGAATCTCTCAGGGTGGAGTTCAGACACCTTTGGGTTAGTATGCAAGTAGTTAATTACCGAGAGTGGAGTTGGAAAGGTTGAGGAGCAATCCGGTTAGAATGGATTCATCTCATGTGGAATTGAATATAAATGAGAAACTCATAGAGCTCTATCATCATGAAGAGATCATGTGGTGCCAACGGTCCAGAATTGAGTGGCTTACCGCTGCAGATAGGGATACAATCCCCCCCCCCACTTAAGGGCTAGTATTCAAagaaagaaaaacatgatcaaggcTTTGGCCAACTTTCTTGGCATTTTGACATATGACCCCTGTGAGCTCAAGGCGATGGTGTCGGAGTTCTATCAAAACCTGTACACCTTGGAAGGTGTCACGGGGATGGAAGTGGTCCTAAACCATGTACCATGCAAGGTGACACCAGAGATGAATGCCATTTTATGTGAGCAATATTCAAGGGAGGAGGTACAAAATGCTTTGTTCCATATGTTCCCAACCAAATTCTCGGGGCCAGATGGCTTTTTGTCTCATTTTTATTAGCGACACATGGATATATGTGGAGACAAGGTTACGGAGGCAGTTCTACACATTGTTAGAGGGGAGGATAGTGTAGGTTGTATCAACAAAACACTTCTAGTCCTAATTCCAAAGGTAATTAACCATACACTCCTTGCACAATTCAGACCTATAAGTCTCTACAATGTTCTATACAAGATTGCCTCGAAGGTAGTTGCAAATTGTTCAAAGTATATTATGTGGATGTCATCTCTGAAGAACAGTCTTCTTTTGTTCCTCGCAAGTCAATAACAAATAATATAATTCGTGCTTACGAGTGTATGCATTTTATGATGCGTGGCTAGTCCAAGACTAACAACTTTTGTGCTCTTAAATTGATATGACGAAGGCTTATGACAGACTTGAGTGGGATTATCTTCAGGCTATCGTGGACAAGCTGGGGTTTGCACCAAGTCTATCTCATTTTCAGTTTTGTCTAATGGAGAGAGACTATATGACTTCAAGCCCACAATAGGGATTCGGCAGGGAGACCCAATTTCCCCTTATCTTTTCTTGCAGTAGAGGGCCTTTTGTGACTTTTAAATCCAATTCTCTATCACCACATATTATCGAGTCAAGGTGTCCTCAACTGCCCTGACAGTTAATCATCTTCTATTTGCGGATGACAAACTGTTGCTTCTTAAGTAAAGTGTGGAGGGATTCGTTGAGGTGTCAAACTTGCCCGGACCTTGAGGCCCTTGCAGCTAGGCAGATCACGTGTTGTGTTGCCCGGGATTGGACTGATGTAGTTGGCCAGATGGCCTGTTCTGCCATCTCTCCCAGCCTTTTACCTCTGGCTGACTGGTGTGTATGCTTGATGTGCTCACTGGTTGCACTCCTTACTGAACCGTCAATTGTCAGGTCGGTTAGCCTGCTTTCCTTCTTTTCATGTGATCCCGAGGGGCCGGGATGGGGTCAGCGATTTGAATGCTTCAGGTCATTTGCCATGGGTATGCGTTCAGATTTTTTATTAACCCAGATGGAGCATGAAAGAATAAAACATACTTTGAATTCACCTTCtcaatcactactgcaggatgctgctaacgcgacactacaatcagagacccttcgatgaaactgtgtgtgatgcattaatcgcacagggtgatgtaataaaaccgcaaaaaatgatacaaaatgtttgcgatggcggagacatcaaacatggttcagattatagttgcgtgtgtgatgcgtgGCATGCGGTTAATCTATAAGAACTATTTGCGATGtggcaacacaatagaaacggtcagccagatcaaggtgtgtgcgatacacggcatacaattcactcggataaactatttgcgattagggaacacaacagaaatggttagccagatcaagatgtgtgcgatatacggcatacggttcactcggatgaacagttttccattaggcaacacaacagaaatggttcagccagatcaaggtgtgtgcaatggagggcatatAGTTCATTCTgataaactgtttgtgttgagccagGAGAACAGAAACATTTTGCgcaaacaagatgtgtgtgatacgcggcaaacatccaattacataggtggctagtacacacatgacattttcaCACActaaagtaaactattacatgcataattaactagaataaat from Triticum aestivum cultivar Chinese Spring chromosome 3B, IWGSC CS RefSeq v2.1, whole genome shotgun sequence includes these protein-coding regions:
- the LOC123065445 gene encoding late embryogenesis abundant protein Lea14-A-like, translated to MGTGEDDDATTAEQGGEDDEQTRDAGGGGVMASLVGKAKGFVTEKIAQMPKPEASLERVSFKSISREGVALHSHVDVSNPYSYRIPICELTYTFKSDGNVIASGTMPDPGWIGASGTTKLELPVNVPYDFVMSLMKDLSGDWDIDYVLEVGITIDLPVIGTFTIPVSTEGEMKLPTFRDLF